From Saccharibacillus brassicae:
GCCCGATCGCGACCGAAGCCGAGAACGGCAGGCTGCCGATCACGCCGATCGAAGCGAAGAAGCCGACGCCCGAACCCGTGAACAGCGTGACGAACACCAGAGACTGCATCAAATAATTCGTGAACGCCATCCGTCCTACCGCGCGGAAAGGCTCTAGCAGCCGGCCGGCTCTCGACCCTTCGGTCCCGGCAAGTCCCACGATCAGCAGAACCGCGCCGAGCGTCACCGCAAAGCAGGCGATCGGATGCAGCGTCGTGATCCACGGATTGTTGCCGGGACCGCCGTACAGGAACTTGCCCGTCCAGCCGAGCAGAAGCAGCAGCGCGCCGAGCCCCGAAGCGAGGCGCGGATGCTTGGGCAGACGTACGAACAGACCGCTGCGGTACGCATACATGCCGAACAGGAAAAAGCTCAGATGTTCGATCGCCAGCACCAGCTCGCTGAACGAGGTGGACAAATACGGATTCATGTAAAAAGCGTCCGGATTCGGCAGCTGCGCGATCCACCCGTACAGCCGCGAAGCCGGCGAGAAGTTCAGCAGGAAGTTCGAGAGCGCCGGGCTCATCGCTGCCTGCAGTTCGTACGAGCCGATCAGGAACAGCAGCAGACCCGAGAGCAGCAGCAGCGGCTTGGGCATCCAGACGAACAGGATCAGCATCAAGCCGTCGAGCGCGTACATGAACAGGATGTCCCCGTCCCAGACGGCGAACACGTGCAGCGCGCCGAACAGCAGCAGCATGCCCATGCGCCGCAGCAGCATCGGGTACGGCCTGCGGCCTTTGCGCACCGCGCCGTCGAAGATCAGCATCATGCTGATGCCGAACATGAACGAGAACAGCGGACGGGCGCTGTTCGCGAACAGCACGTCGATCGCGCGCCACAGCGTGTTGCTGGCGACGTCTCCTTCATTCATCAAGGCTCCCGTAAGATTGGATAAATTGCACAGGAAAATGGCAAACAGGGCGACGCCCCGCAGTTGGTCGAGCACGTTGATCCGGCCGTCCGGCATGCCGCCCGGCGCCTTGGTCTTCGTCGTCGATAAAGTCGTCATCGTGATTCGTCCTTCTTTCGCAATGGATAGGTAGAAGCTTCTTTTCCATTGTAGAGACGGCGGCCGGGCAACTCTTCCTTCGAAAACTACAATCGGATGACAACTTTGTTATGCCTTACTTCCCGATCAGCGCCGACAATTCGCCGCTGAACACCTGCTCGCCGCGCGCATTGAACGTCGACAGCCGCACCGTGACGATGCCGCTGCGCCGCCTCTCTTCCAGAGAAATCACTTCGACTTCCACGTGCAGTTCGTCGTCCGGATAGACCGGCTTGATAAAGCGAACGTCGTTCATCGCCGTGCCGGCCACGACTTCTTCGCCGTACGCGCCCGTCTCCACCCACAGCTTGAACGAGACGGCCATCGTCTGGATACCGGACGCGATCAGCCCTTTGAACCGGCCGGCCGCCGCTTTGGCTTCGTCCAGATGCATATACTGCGGATCGTAGACGGACGCGAATGCCATAATGCTTTCTTTGCTCAGAACCAGGGAAGACGTCGTGAACGTCCGCCCCAGCGTAAATTCTTCGAATTTCATCTCATCTTGCCCTCCCGATTTTTCGACGCCGCTTCAAGAGCGCCCAAGCACTCAAAGTCCCAACGAAACGTATTTGACTTCCAAATATTCTTCGATGCCGTAGCGGCCGCCTTCACGGCCGAGCCCGCTTTCCTTGAAGCCGCCAAACGGCGCCTGCGCGGTGGACGGCAGCGGATCGTTCAAGCCGACGATGCCGAATTCCAGCCGCTCGGCGATCTCCACCGCTTCGCCGATCCGCTCGGTGAACACGTAGGCCGCCAGCCCGTACGGGCTGCGGTTGGCGCGTTCGATCACTTCGTCGATCGTGCGGAACGACGAGACGGGCGCGAGCGGGCCGAACGTTTCTTCGTTCATGCAGACCATGTCGTCCGTCACGTTCGCAAGCAGCGTCGGCTGCACGAAATGGCCGCCGTCCGGAGAGACGGCGCGCGAGCCGCCCGCGAGCACCTTCGCGCCTTTGGCGCGGGCGTCCCCGATCTGCGCCAGCACTTTGTCGACCGCCGCGGCGTTGATCAGCGGTCCGATCTCCGTGCCTTCGTCGAGGCCGTTTCCGACCACAAGCTCCGACACTTTGCGCGCGGCAAGCTCCGAGAAACGTTCAATCAGATGCTCGTGCACGTAGATCCGATTCGTGCAGACGCACGTCTGGCCGCCGTTGCGGAACTTGGAAGCCATCATGCCGTCGACCGCTTTGTCCAGATCCGCATGTTCGGTCACGATAAACGGCGCATGCCCGCCGAGTTCCAGCGACAGCTTTTTCATCGTGCCGGCGGCGCCTTGCATCAGCTGTTTGCCCACGCGGGTCGATCCGGTAAAAGACAGCTTGCGCACGCGCGGGTCGCGCTGCCAGACGCCGCCGATCTCGCCCGGCACGCCTGTCACCATATTGAGGACGCCGTCCGGAATGCCGGCTTCGACCGCAAGTTCCGCCAGGCGCAGCGCCGTGAACGGCGTCTCTTCCGACGGCTTGATCACGACCGTGCAGCCGGCGGCGAGCGCCGGGGCGACTTTGCGCGTAATCATCGAAGCCGGGAAATTCCACGGCGTGATCATCGCCGCCACGCCGACCGGCTGCTTGATGACCCAGATCCGCTTGTTCGGCGACGAGGCGGGAATCGTCTCGCCGTACACCCGTTTGCCTTCTTCGGCATACCATTGGATGAAGCTGTTCGCATAGGCAATCTCGCCGGCGGCTTCCGCCAGCGGCTTGCCCTGCTCCAGCGTCATGATGCGCGCCAGTTCGCTCTGGTGCCGCTCGACGAGCGCATGCCAGTTCAGCAGCAGCCGGCCCCGTTCGATCGCCGGCAGCGCCGACCAGGAAGCCAGCGCGCCGTAAGCCGCATCGACCGCCGCCAGCGCGTCCGCTTCCGTCGCTTTGGCCGCGCGGCCGACAAGTTCTCCGTTGGCCGGATTGGTCACTTCGATCGTCTCGGCCGTGTCGATCCACGAACCTCCGATCAGCAGTTTGCCGCTTTTGTTCATCGTTTCGCCCTTCTTTCCGTGTATGGGTCAAAAAGAAAGGGCCGGCGCAATGCGCCGAACCTCTCTTCTTGCGTGCTCTCTGTTAGTATACACCAGTGCGCATGCCCGGCGCTTCAAGGCGCTGCGCGCCCCTAGCGCAAATACATCGAAGCGAGCTCCGCCGCACGCCGGTTTTTGGCTTCGATCTCGGCGCGTCTTGGCATGGGGCTCCACGACGCGGGATCGTCGAGCCATGTCTCCGGCAGTTCTTCGGGACTTTCCGGTCCCCAGCGTTCCAGCCATTCGCGCGGCAGGCGCAGCTTGGGATCGGCGTCGATCTGCCGCAGCAGCGGATGGCCGCTCATCTCCATCCACAGCAGCGCCCACGCTCTGGGCACCACGCGCCAAATATCGTAGCCGCCTCCGCCGAGCGCCACCCAGCGTCCGCCGCAGTACGCGTGCGCCGCTTCGTGCAGCATCCGGGGCATCTCGCGGTAAATTTTCATCGAGCAGTGCACATGCGCCAGCGGATCGAGCGCGTGCGCGTCGCAGCCGTGCTGGCTGACGATGATGTCGGGCTTCGCTTTGCGCAGCACGTCGTCCAAAACGCTGCCAAAACATTCCAGCCACGAATCGTCTTCCGTATACGGCTCCATCGGCAGGTTGACCGTGCAGCCGAATCCTTCGCCTTCGCCGCGCTGCTCGACCAGTCCCGTGCCGGGAAACAAATATTTGCCCGTCTCGTGAATCGAATACGTATAGACGCCCGGATCGCTGTAGAACGACATCTCCACCCCGTCGCCGTGATGCACGTCCGTATCGACATACAGCACCCGCGCGCCGTACTGTTTGCGGATAAAGGAAATGGCGATCGAAGCGTCGTTGTACACGCAAAAGCCCGAGCCGCGCTGCGGCATGGCGTGATGCAGCCCGCCCGCAAGGTTAACCGCGTGGCGCGCGTCGCCGTCCATGACCAGCTTCGCCGCCGCCACCGAAGCCGCCGCGATGATCTCCGCGCTGCGGTGCATGCCGGGGAAAAACGGCGTGTCGTCGGTATCGAGGCCGTATTTTTGCGCGTCGCCCACGAGGCCGTCGTCGGGCGCCGGCTCGCTGAGCGCTTTGACCCGCTCGACGTATTCGGGTACGTGTACCGCATGCAGCAGTTCTTCGTCCAGCCGGTCGGCCGGCAGGATCGCCCCATCCGTCGGAAAAGCGCCCGCCGTACGCAGCAGGTCGCGGGTCAACGTGATGCGCCGCTGGTCGAACGGGTGATTTTGGCCAAACACGTAATTCAGGCTGTTCGGGTGAAACAAATAAACGGCGTCCCGCATCCCAAGGCTCCTCCTTTGGCTGTCCTGCCTGTTTTCAAACGAATTACTTTGTAAAGATTGTTTATAAAAAGACTTTATAAAGCCTCTTTTTCGTCTGTTCTCCAAAATAGAAGTATTCCCCGCCTGCTCCAGTCCGAGTTTGATACGGGTCTCACTATCCGAATTTTGATACGGGCCTCAATACATGAAGCGCTGCCGGAATCTCAGCCGATCGAAGTCCTCGACCGAATCCTGCGGCACGTGCCGGCCGACCCGCACCATAAGGCAGTTGGCGGGGTGGCTGCAAATTTCCGGGTCGTCCGTCGCGAACCAGACCATGTCGACGTTTTTCATCAGGTCCTCCATCATTTTCCGGTAATCCCAGACGCTGAGGCGCGTGCTCTCCAGATCCCAATGCCAATAATATTCGGTCGTGAACACAATCGCATTGTCGAGCTGACCGCCGGCAAAAGCGATCTCCAGCAGTTTTTTGCTCAATCCTTCGCCTCTGTAATCGTTTGCAACTTCGATTGCACCGAGCTCGATCAGATCGTCCATTTTCCCTTCCGACCAGCGTTCGTATTCGTCGGGATAATGGAACGTGACGTAGCCGACGACCGTGTCGCCTTCGACCGCCGCGATGATCCGCCCTTCCGGCAGCCCGGCGATCTCGACCAGCGCCGCATGCTGTTCGGCGGGGCGCCGAAACGCGTCGAGCTGCGGATGCAGCGTCAGCTTGTCCAGATCCTCCGGCCGCATCGGCCCCTGCACGACCCGGCGCCGCTCCCTTTCCCCGACTGTTTCTTCCCGATAAAGCTTGATATGCTCCATGCGGCCTCCTTGCTTCGAACGGCAGCCTTTTCGAACCGGCAGACGGGCAAAAAAGGCTGCCTTCGGGCGTGCGGTTCCGAATATGATAGGTTTATCATACCCCCTTTATTCGCCGAATGCCATATGGATACCTTTCCCAATGCTAGAGCATGGATGACAACGGCCGCAAAAACAGGTATACTTTCTGCGAAATCGATACGTCCGGCGAATCTGTCGGACGACCGAACATTCGGCGCGTATCTGTCGAGGCAAAACGGCGCCGTCCGCACGATCGGACATCCGCTGTTTTGCGCGCCGAAGCTTTCTTTTTCACCGTTATTTGTAAGCGCTACATTTGTAAGGATTGTCAGGGTCGAAGCTGCAAGGCTTCCCCTCATTCTATTGGCGACTGGAGGCTCTTATGGACAAGGACACGGTAGAAATCATTGGCGCCGAGGCGCAGCGATCCAATCTGGGCGATTACGAACAAGCCCGGCAAAGTTTCGATTGGGTGGACGAAGAGAAGAAGTTCAGTTGGGCCGAGAGCGGCCGGCTCAACCTGGCGCACGAAGCGATCGACCGGCATGCGCGGTCGGGGCTCGGCGACAAGATCGCGCTGCATTACAGCGATCCCGAGCGCGAAGAATCGTATACGTTCGAGCAGCTGCGGCAGGAATCGAACCGGGCGGCGAACATGCTGCGCACCCTGGGCATCGGCAAAGGCGACCGCGTCTTTATCTTCATGCCGCGCACGCCGGAACTTTATTTTACGCTGCTCGGCATTATCAAGATCGGCGCGATCGCCGGTCCCCTGTTCGAGGCGTTTATGGAGACGGCGGTGCGCGACCGGCTGCAGGACAGCGGCGCGGTCGCGATCGTCACGACGCCGAAGCTGGCCGAGCGTATTCCCGCGCACGAGCTGCCGGACCTCAAGCACGTCATATTGGTCGACACCTCCAAGCCGGGCGGCAGCGAAGCGTCGGCCGACGACAGCCTGCTGCCCGGCGACTCGCCGTTTGCCGACTTCCATAAATTGATGGGCGAAGCGTCGACCGAAACGGAGATCGAATGGGTCGACCGCGAGCACGGCCTGATCCTGCATTACACGTCGGGTTCGACCGGCAAGCCCAAAGGCGTCTATCATGTGCACGGCGCCATGGTCCAGCACGGCTATACGGGCCGGATCGTGCTCGATTTGCGGCCAGACGACGTCTACTGGTGCACGGCCGATCCGGGCTGGGTGACGGGAACGTCGTACGGCATCTTCGCTCCGTGGCTGAACGGCGTGACCAACGTGATCCGCGGCGGCCGCTTCAGTCCGCAGGACTGGTACGAGACGATCCGGCGCTACCGGGTCACGGTCTGGTACAGCGCGCCGACGGCGTTCCGCATGCTGATGGGCGCGGGCGACGAAGCGGTCTCAGCGGCCGACCTGTCTTCGCTGCGGCATGTGCTGAGCGTCGGCGAACCGCTGAACCCGGAAGTGATCCGCTGGGGCTACCGCGTGTACAAGCAGCGTATTCACGATACGTGGTGGATGACGGAGACGGGCGCGCAGCTGATCTGCAACTATCCGTCGATGGACATGCGTCCCGGTTCGATGGGCAAGCCGATCCCGGGCGTCGAAGCGGCGATTATCGACGATCAGGGCCAGGTGCTGCCGCCGCTGCGGATGGGCAATCTGGCGATCCGTACGCCGTGGCCGTCGATCATGCGCCAAATTTGGAACAATCCGGCCAAATTCGAAGAATACACGCGCATCGAAGGCTGGTACATTTCGGGCGATTCCGCCTACATGGACGAAGACGGCTATTTCTGGTTCCAGGGCCGGATCGACGACGTGATCAATACGTCGGGCGAACGCGTCGGCCCGTTCGAAGTCGAGAGCAAGCTGGTCGAGCATCCGGCCGTGGCCGAAGCGGGCGTGATCGGCAAGCCGGACCCGGTCCGGGGCGAAGTGATCAAAGCGTTCATCTCGCTGCGCGAAGGCTACGAAGCGAGCGACGAACTCAAAGCCGAAATTACGAAATTCGTCAAAGAAGGCTTGTCCGCCCACGCGGCTCCGCGCGAGATCGAGTTCAAGGACAAACTGCCCAAAACGCGCAGCGGCAAAATCATGCGCCGCGTGCTCAAAGCATGGGAGCTGAAGCTTCCGGCCGGCGATTTGTCGACGATCGAAGATTGAGGGTTGAGCATGCAGGCCCGAAGATCAATGATTTTGCGGTTCAACGTTAAAAAAAGCCCGGATCCGGCAGCGGATCCGGGCTTTTCGGCATGATTCTGTCCGCCGCGTGCCGCAGTGCCGTCTGCAAGCCGTTTGGCTGAACGGACGTGAAATTTTCCGTTCCGTCGATTTTGCCGTTTGGATAAAAAGCCCCCTGTGTATTAACGCAGTGAATCCCTATTCGAAGGAGGCCTGTTCCATTGAATCGTCGCAGAAAAAGAACGCTCCCGGGCTTGGCCGCCGCCGCTCTGGCCGTGCCGTTATGGCTCGCCCCGCTCCCGCCCTCTTTTTCCGACCCTGCCGTTCATGCCGCTTCGGCTTTCCCCCCCGCCCCGATGGACGATCCCGCGCGCAAGCAGCTGCTGTACGAAATTTCCGTGTTCAAGCAGGGCGCGGAACTGATGACGCCTTCCTCTCTGCACGGCAGCCTGTCCGACCTGTTCGCCGTCACGTACAAAGACCGGATCGTGA
This genomic window contains:
- a CDS encoding DUF418 domain-containing protein: MTTLSTTKTKAPGGMPDGRINVLDQLRGVALFAIFLCNLSNLTGALMNEGDVASNTLWRAIDVLFANSARPLFSFMFGISMMLIFDGAVRKGRRPYPMLLRRMGMLLLFGALHVFAVWDGDILFMYALDGLMLILFVWMPKPLLLLSGLLLFLIGSYELQAAMSPALSNFLLNFSPASRLYGWIAQLPNPDAFYMNPYLSTSFSELVLAIEHLSFFLFGMYAYRSGLFVRLPKHPRLASGLGALLLLLGWTGKFLYGGPGNNPWITTLHPIACFAVTLGAVLLIVGLAGTEGSRAGRLLEPFRAVGRMAFTNYLMQSLVFVTLFTGSGVGFFASIGVIGSLPFSASVAIGLGFFALQMILSRYWLRAFRYGPFEWLWRAGTNLEWPPFRKREPEPQPAAAASADLPGSGERRMD
- a CDS encoding MaoC family dehydratase; amino-acid sequence: MKFEEFTLGRTFTTSSLVLSKESIMAFASVYDPQYMHLDEAKAAAGRFKGLIASGIQTMAVSFKLWVETGAYGEEVVAGTAMNDVRFIKPVYPDDELHVEVEVISLEERRRSGIVTVRLSTFNARGEQVFSGELSALIGK
- a CDS encoding NAD-dependent succinate-semialdehyde dehydrogenase; the encoded protein is MNKSGKLLIGGSWIDTAETIEVTNPANGELVGRAAKATEADALAAVDAAYGALASWSALPAIERGRLLLNWHALVERHQSELARIMTLEQGKPLAEAAGEIAYANSFIQWYAEEGKRVYGETIPASSPNKRIWVIKQPVGVAAMITPWNFPASMITRKVAPALAAGCTVVIKPSEETPFTALRLAELAVEAGIPDGVLNMVTGVPGEIGGVWQRDPRVRKLSFTGSTRVGKQLMQGAAGTMKKLSLELGGHAPFIVTEHADLDKAVDGMMASKFRNGGQTCVCTNRIYVHEHLIERFSELAARKVSELVVGNGLDEGTEIGPLINAAAVDKVLAQIGDARAKGAKVLAGGSRAVSPDGGHFVQPTLLANVTDDMVCMNEETFGPLAPVSSFRTIDEVIERANRSPYGLAAYVFTERIGEAVEIAERLEFGIVGLNDPLPSTAQAPFGGFKESGLGREGGRYGIEEYLEVKYVSLGL
- a CDS encoding acetoin utilization protein AcuC gives rise to the protein MRDAVYLFHPNSLNYVFGQNHPFDQRRITLTRDLLRTAGAFPTDGAILPADRLDEELLHAVHVPEYVERVKALSEPAPDDGLVGDAQKYGLDTDDTPFFPGMHRSAEIIAAASVAAAKLVMDGDARHAVNLAGGLHHAMPQRGSGFCVYNDASIAISFIRKQYGARVLYVDTDVHHGDGVEMSFYSDPGVYTYSIHETGKYLFPGTGLVEQRGEGEGFGCTVNLPMEPYTEDDSWLECFGSVLDDVLRKAKPDIIVSQHGCDAHALDPLAHVHCSMKIYREMPRMLHEAAHAYCGGRWVALGGGGYDIWRVVPRAWALLWMEMSGHPLLRQIDADPKLRLPREWLERWGPESPEELPETWLDDPASWSPMPRRAEIEAKNRRAAELASMYLR
- a CDS encoding GNAT family N-acetyltransferase, giving the protein MEHIKLYREETVGERERRRVVQGPMRPEDLDKLTLHPQLDAFRRPAEQHAALVEIAGLPEGRIIAAVEGDTVVGYVTFHYPDEYERWSEGKMDDLIELGAIEVANDYRGEGLSKKLLEIAFAGGQLDNAIVFTTEYYWHWDLESTRLSVWDYRKMMEDLMKNVDMVWFATDDPEICSHPANCLMVRVGRHVPQDSVEDFDRLRFRQRFMY
- the acsA gene encoding acetate--CoA ligase, with the protein product MDKDTVEIIGAEAQRSNLGDYEQARQSFDWVDEEKKFSWAESGRLNLAHEAIDRHARSGLGDKIALHYSDPEREESYTFEQLRQESNRAANMLRTLGIGKGDRVFIFMPRTPELYFTLLGIIKIGAIAGPLFEAFMETAVRDRLQDSGAVAIVTTPKLAERIPAHELPDLKHVILVDTSKPGGSEASADDSLLPGDSPFADFHKLMGEASTETEIEWVDREHGLILHYTSGSTGKPKGVYHVHGAMVQHGYTGRIVLDLRPDDVYWCTADPGWVTGTSYGIFAPWLNGVTNVIRGGRFSPQDWYETIRRYRVTVWYSAPTAFRMLMGAGDEAVSAADLSSLRHVLSVGEPLNPEVIRWGYRVYKQRIHDTWWMTETGAQLICNYPSMDMRPGSMGKPIPGVEAAIIDDQGQVLPPLRMGNLAIRTPWPSIMRQIWNNPAKFEEYTRIEGWYISGDSAYMDEDGYFWFQGRIDDVINTSGERVGPFEVESKLVEHPAVAEAGVIGKPDPVRGEVIKAFISLREGYEASDELKAEITKFVKEGLSAHAAPREIEFKDKLPKTRSGKIMRRVLKAWELKLPAGDLSTIED